A window of Blastomonas sp. SL216 contains these coding sequences:
- a CDS encoding NnrU family protein — protein sequence MQGYAMLLAGAVGFVGSHFAMSHSLRAPMVSRLGDKGFQIVYSLVSFATLFLMIEGFKRAPVTAPFWVAGDGLWAVSTVLMLIALILFAGSLIGNPALPVPEAAAKRIAVKEPGGVFRITRHPMMWGFALWGIAHSLIAPRVDSFILCGAIITLALVGAKLQDGKKFVLMGDAWLHWQSRTSFLPFGRGLAFPGWLALIGGVLLWLAAQWAHMPLGAGAAGIFRWL from the coding sequence ATGCAGGGTTATGCGATGCTGTTGGCGGGGGCGGTCGGCTTTGTCGGCAGCCATTTCGCGATGTCGCACAGCTTGCGCGCGCCCATGGTTTCCCGGCTGGGGGACAAGGGCTTTCAGATTGTCTATTCGCTGGTGTCCTTCGCCACGCTGTTCCTGATGATCGAAGGCTTCAAGCGCGCCCCGGTGACCGCGCCATTCTGGGTGGCGGGCGATGGGCTCTGGGCTGTCAGCACAGTATTGATGCTGATTGCGTTGATCCTGTTTGCAGGCTCGCTGATCGGCAATCCTGCGCTGCCCGTCCCCGAGGCTGCGGCCAAGCGGATCGCGGTGAAGGAGCCGGGCGGCGTTTTCCGCATCACCCGCCACCCGATGATGTGGGGCTTTGCGCTCTGGGGCATCGCCCATAGTCTTATCGCGCCGCGCGTCGACAGCTTCATCCTGTGCGGCGCGATCATCACGCTGGCGCTGGTCGGGGCGAAACTGCAGGACGGCAAGAAGTTCGTGCTGATGGGCGATGCCTGGCTGCACTGGCAATCGCGCACCAGCTTTCTGCCATTCGGGCGCGGCCTCGCCTTTCCCGGCTGGCTGGCGCTGATCGGTGGCGTGCTGCTGTGGCTGGCGGCGCAATGGGCGCATATGCCGCTGGGCGCAGGCGCGGCGGGCATCTTCCGCTGGCTGTAA
- a CDS encoding ligase-associated DNA damage response DEXH box helicase, with product MALPDIITQWFAQRGWSPRRHQLDMLEQADCGRHALLVASTGAGKTLAGFLPSLRDFADGNGPDGLHTLYISPLKALAHDVQRNLLTPVQDMDLKVRIETRSGDTPSDRKARQRARPPHILLTTPESLSLLLSYPEAAEMFASLKTVIIDEVHAFAASKRGDLLSLSLSRLQALAPQMRRVALSATVADADSYRAWLAPHGDIETVALVEGEPGADPDLSILITDDRVPWAGHSGHYAVPQVLEEIERNQTTLVFCNTRFLAEFIFQKLWELNEKHLPIGIHHGSLSVEARRKVEGAMARGELRALVATASLDLGVDWGNVDCVIQMGAPKGSSRLLQRIGRANHRLDCPSRAILVPGNRFEYLEAQAAFDAVNEGQRDGETFRPGGLDVLAQHILGLACSGPFHEDELLAEVQSALPYSALDREGFLRVLGFVENGGYSLRAYDKFKRLVRLPDGTWRLAHPKFAQAYRLNAGIIVDTPMLDVRFKNGRSLGRVEEDFAAQLAPGDTFVFAGMGLEVERIKDLDLIVKASAKATQIPSYNGARMPLTTHLSSRVREFLTDRAGWARFPDDVREWLEMQDWRSAMPEPDQLLVETFPHHGRQYMVCYPFEGWNAHQSLGMLLTRRMEDRGLQPMGFVANDYALAVWSLKPVTDPAALFSADILANEFTDWVESSYLLKRAFREVAIISGLVERQHPGKKKSGRQVTFSTDLIYDVLRKYEPEHVLLEAAWADARARMTDVGRLGDLLDRAAGTMLHVELERVSPLAVPVLVMIGRESVAQGSADDALLTEAESLAATAMRAD from the coding sequence ATGGCGCTGCCCGACATCATCACCCAATGGTTCGCGCAGCGCGGCTGGTCACCCCGGCGGCATCAGCTCGACATGCTCGAACAGGCCGATTGCGGCCGCCATGCGCTGCTCGTCGCTTCGACCGGCGCGGGCAAGACACTGGCCGGCTTCCTGCCCAGCTTGCGCGATTTTGCCGATGGAAACGGTCCGGACGGGCTGCACACGCTGTATATCTCGCCGCTCAAGGCGCTGGCGCATGACGTGCAGCGCAATCTGCTGACCCCGGTGCAGGACATGGACCTCAAGGTCCGCATCGAGACGCGCAGCGGCGACACGCCCTCTGATCGCAAGGCGCGCCAGCGCGCCCGCCCGCCGCACATCCTGCTGACCACGCCCGAATCCTTGAGCCTGCTGCTCTCCTATCCCGAAGCCGCCGAGATGTTCGCCAGCCTGAAGACGGTGATCATCGACGAGGTCCATGCCTTTGCCGCCTCCAAGCGCGGCGACCTGCTCAGCCTGTCGCTCTCCCGGCTGCAGGCGCTGGCCCCTCAGATGCGGCGCGTGGCCTTGTCCGCGACCGTGGCCGATGCGGACAGCTATCGCGCCTGGCTCGCCCCGCATGGCGATATCGAGACGGTGGCGCTGGTCGAGGGCGAGCCGGGCGCGGACCCGGACCTGTCGATCCTGATCACCGATGACCGCGTCCCCTGGGCCGGGCATAGCGGCCATTATGCCGTGCCGCAGGTGCTCGAAGAGATCGAGCGCAACCAGACGACGCTGGTGTTCTGCAACACGCGCTTTCTCGCCGAATTCATCTTCCAGAAGCTGTGGGAGCTCAACGAGAAACACCTGCCGATCGGCATCCATCACGGCTCGCTCTCGGTCGAGGCGCGGCGCAAGGTCGAAGGCGCGATGGCGCGGGGCGAACTGCGCGCGCTGGTCGCCACGGCCAGCCTCGACCTTGGCGTCGACTGGGGCAATGTCGACTGCGTGATCCAGATGGGCGCGCCCAAGGGCTCGTCGCGGCTGCTGCAGCGCATCGGCCGCGCAAACCACCGGCTCGATTGCCCCAGCCGCGCGATCCTGGTCCCCGGCAATCGCTTCGAATATCTGGAGGCGCAGGCAGCCTTTGATGCGGTGAACGAGGGCCAGCGCGACGGTGAGACCTTCCGCCCGGGCGGGCTCGACGTGCTGGCACAGCACATATTGGGCCTCGCGTGCTCGGGGCCCTTTCACGAGGACGAACTGCTCGCCGAGGTGCAATCCGCATTGCCCTATAGCGCGCTCGACCGCGAGGGCTTCTTGCGCGTGCTCGGCTTTGTCGAAAATGGTGGCTATTCGCTGAGGGCCTATGACAAGTTCAAGCGGCTGGTGCGGCTGCCCGACGGCACCTGGCGGCTGGCGCATCCCAAATTCGCGCAAGCCTATAGGCTCAACGCCGGTATCATCGTCGATACCCCGATGCTCGACGTGCGGTTCAAGAACGGCCGCTCGCTGGGCCGGGTGGAAGAGGATTTCGCCGCGCAGCTTGCCCCCGGCGACACCTTTGTCTTTGCGGGAATGGGGCTGGAGGTCGAGCGGATCAAGGACCTCGACCTGATCGTCAAGGCCTCGGCAAAGGCGACGCAGATCCCCAGCTATAATGGCGCGCGCATGCCGCTGACGACGCATCTGTCGTCGCGCGTGCGCGAATTCCTCACCGACCGCGCAGGCTGGGCACGCTTTCCCGATGATGTGCGCGAATGGCTGGAAATGCAGGACTGGCGCTCTGCCATGCCCGAGCCCGATCAGCTGCTGGTCGAGACCTTCCCGCACCATGGGCGGCAGTACATGGTCTGCTATCCGTTCGAGGGATGGAACGCGCACCAGTCGCTGGGCATGCTGCTGACCCGGCGGATGGAGGATCGCGGGCTGCAGCCGATGGGCTTTGTCGCCAATGATTATGCGCTGGCGGTGTGGAGCCTGAAGCCCGTCACCGATCCCGCCGCCTTGTTCTCCGCCGACATATTGGCCAACGAGTTCACCGATTGGGTCGAAAGCTCCTACCTGCTCAAGCGCGCGTTTCGCGAGGTGGCGATTATCAGCGGGCTGGTCGAGCGGCAGCATCCGGGCAAGAAGAAGTCGGGCCGACAGGTCACCTTCTCGACCGACCTCATCTATGACGTGCTGCGCAAGTACGAGCCCGAGCATGTGCTGCTGGAAGCAGCCTGGGCCGATGCCCGCGCGCGGATGACCGATGTGGGGCGGCTAGGCGATCTGCTCGACCGCGCGGCGGGAACGATGCTGCATGTCGAGCTGGAACGGGTAAGCCCGCTGGCGGTGCCGGTGCTGGTGATGATCGGGCGCGAAAGCGTCGCGCAGGGTTCGGCCGATGATGCCTTGCTGACCGAGGCGGAGAGCCTGGCCGCCACCGCGATGCGCGCGGACTGA
- a CDS encoding retroviral-like aspartic protease family protein, whose amino-acid sequence MLYRPLAGALTLLVALVATPGALAQTTAAEPGFANTVVGELTASDTPGEDAETIDLARDRASRMTVPVSIDGRGPFSFMIDTGSERTVVSTDIASVLSLEMAQIARLVSIAGSKMVQTVYLPEVTLGRRNYGELIAPMLEAHHIGADGILGLDGLQDQRILFDFIENAITVEDVAQRVRTGDFEIVVSARRKSGQLIFTDATLGGKRISVVIDTGAQSNIGNMALLKRLGATHRLSAQQASLTSVTGQTIMADAGLAEDFRIGRAQFEYVPIVFADADAFRELGLDKTPALLLGMSTLRLFSRMMIDFKQRRVLFDMPEGVRIKPGRTRI is encoded by the coding sequence ATGCTGTATCGCCCGCTTGCCGGTGCGTTGACATTGCTGGTGGCACTGGTAGCCACGCCTGGTGCCCTTGCGCAGACCACCGCCGCGGAGCCGGGCTTTGCCAATACCGTGGTGGGCGAACTCACCGCCTCCGACACGCCGGGCGAGGACGCCGAAACGATCGATCTTGCCCGCGACCGCGCCAGCCGCATGACCGTTCCGGTCAGCATCGACGGACGCGGGCCGTTTTCGTTCATGATCGATACCGGGTCGGAACGCACCGTGGTGTCGACCGACATAGCCTCTGTCCTGTCGCTCGAAATGGCGCAGATTGCGCGGTTGGTGAGCATCGCCGGCAGCAAGATGGTGCAGACCGTGTATCTGCCCGAAGTGACGCTGGGCCGCCGCAATTATGGCGAGTTGATCGCGCCGATGCTGGAGGCGCACCATATCGGCGCAGACGGCATTCTGGGCCTGGATGGCCTGCAGGACCAGCGCATCCTGTTCGACTTCATCGAAAATGCGATCACCGTCGAGGATGTTGCTCAGCGCGTACGCACCGGCGATTTCGAGATCGTGGTGAGCGCACGCCGCAAATCGGGCCAGCTCATCTTCACCGATGCGACGCTGGGCGGCAAGCGGATCAGCGTGGTCATCGATACCGGTGCGCAGTCGAATATCGGCAACATGGCCCTGCTCAAGCGGCTGGGCGCAACGCACCGGCTGAGCGCCCAGCAGGCCAGCCTCACCTCGGTCACTGGCCAGACGATCATGGCCGATGCAGGGCTAGCAGAGGATTTCCGGATCGGCCGTGCGCAGTTCGAATACGTGCCGATCGTCTTTGCCGATGCCGATGCGTTTCGCGAGCTTGGCCTGGACAAGACCCCCGCGCTGCTGCTGGGCATGAGCACGCTGAGGCTGTTCAGCCGGATGATGATCGATTTCAAGCAGCGCAGGGTGCTGTTCGACATGCCCGAAGGCGTGCGGATCAAGCCCGGCCGCACGCGTATCTGA
- a CDS encoding thermonuclease family protein, translated as MARPYLAHSSRRDGTRTFALAIVLAALVGWNMPGWIGPESTVPMGLSGPIRVGTIAATATSATYFPICGHGQRVTCVVDGDTFWLQGQKIRVADIDTPEIASPRCDAELQLGQRAKQRMQQLLNAGPIALEPADRATDRYGRALFRVTRNGESLGGTLVGEGLAVWYGNGKPDWC; from the coding sequence ATGGCCCGGCCCTATCTCGCCCATTCCAGTCGCCGCGATGGCACACGGACCTTTGCGCTGGCGATCGTCCTCGCCGCGCTGGTCGGCTGGAACATGCCCGGCTGGATCGGGCCGGAATCGACAGTGCCGATGGGCCTGTCGGGCCCGATCCGGGTCGGGACCATAGCTGCCACCGCCACAAGCGCGACCTATTTCCCGATCTGCGGCCATGGGCAGCGCGTCACCTGCGTGGTCGATGGCGATACCTTCTGGCTGCAAGGGCAGAAGATCCGCGTCGCCGATATCGATACGCCCGAAATTGCGTCGCCGCGCTGCGATGCCGAGCTGCAACTGGGCCAGCGCGCCAAGCAGCGGATGCAGCAGCTGCTCAATGCAGGCCCGATAGCGCTGGAGCCCGCCGATCGCGCGACCGACCGCTATGGCCGCGCACTGTTCCGGGTCACCCGCAACGGGGAAAGCCTGGGCGGAACGCTGGTGGGTGAGGGGCTGGCCGTGTGGTACGGCAACGGCAAGCCTGATTGGTGCTGA
- a CDS encoding DMT family protein — translation MPSQIAPTLVLLAISNIFMTTAWYWHLKGGPAAAASRPVFWVIMTSWAIALIEYCFAVPANRIGFIHGWTPGQLKVVQEALALTIFGIFMVTVLGEALNWRHLAAFACIMAGVGFLFIGK, via the coding sequence ATGCCCAGCCAGATCGCCCCCACCTTGGTGCTGCTCGCCATCTCGAACATCTTCATGACCACCGCCTGGTACTGGCACCTGAAGGGCGGCCCCGCGGCTGCAGCGTCGCGCCCGGTCTTCTGGGTGATCATGACCAGCTGGGCCATCGCGCTGATCGAATATTGCTTTGCCGTGCCCGCCAACCGCATCGGGTTCATCCATGGCTGGACGCCGGGCCAGCTCAAGGTGGTGCAGGAGGCGCTGGCGCTGACCATCTTTGGCATCTTCATGGTCACGGTTCTGGGCGAGGCGCTGAACTGGCGGCATCTGGCCGCGTTCGCGTGCATCATGGCCGGGGTCGGCTTTCTGTTCATCGGCAAATGA
- a CDS encoding PAS domain-containing protein codes for MSVTLIEHLPWICALVATLAALELLRRLRLADRERHALSLANNRIALSLDLALSVGRIGNWQYERSETSLIWSDEVYVIHQRDRRRGQPPLQEAIGYYHPDDRVKVSDAVQRSLDHGEDFDFHARIITDAGETREVLVRATCRYGRDGTTVGVLGFIIDLGPAGHAKA; via the coding sequence ATGAGCGTGACGTTGATCGAACACCTTCCGTGGATTTGTGCGCTGGTCGCGACGCTGGCGGCGCTCGAACTGCTGCGCCGTCTGCGGCTGGCCGATCGCGAGCGGCATGCGCTGAGCCTGGCCAACAATCGCATCGCCCTGTCGCTGGATCTGGCGCTGTCGGTCGGGCGTATCGGCAACTGGCAATATGAGCGGTCGGAAACCTCGCTGATCTGGTCGGACGAGGTCTATGTCATCCATCAGCGCGATCGCAGACGCGGCCAGCCTCCGCTGCAGGAAGCGATCGGCTATTATCACCCCGACGACCGGGTGAAGGTCAGCGATGCGGTGCAGCGTTCGCTCGACCATGGCGAGGATTTCGATTTCCACGCGCGCATCATCACCGATGCGGGCGAAACGCGCGAGGTGCTGGTGCGCGCGACCTGCCGCTATGGCCGCGACGGCACCACGGTCGGTGTGCTGGGCTTCATCATCGATCTGGGACCGGCGGGCCATGCCAAGGCCTGA
- a CDS encoding gamma carbonic anhydrase family protein gives MNDVSIISLHGKTPRIHDSAFIAPGCRIIGDVEIGPDASIWYNCVIRADVNRIVIGARTNVQDGTVIHCDSPRPGAPEGFPTLIGEDVLIGHMAMIHGCILDDRAFVGLGAIVMDGCRIGGDAMLAAGAMLTPGKSMPSGQLWGGRPAQYMRDLPEPAIAGMRIGVAHYVENARAHKAACGES, from the coding sequence ATGAACGACGTTTCGATCATCAGCCTGCACGGCAAGACGCCGCGCATCCATGACAGCGCCTTTATCGCGCCCGGCTGCCGCATCATCGGCGATGTCGAGATCGGGCCCGATGCCAGCATCTGGTATAATTGCGTGATCCGTGCGGATGTGAACCGCATCGTCATCGGCGCGCGCACCAATGTGCAGGACGGCACCGTCATCCATTGCGACAGCCCGCGCCCCGGCGCACCCGAGGGCTTTCCCACCCTGATCGGCGAGGATGTACTGATCGGCCATATGGCGATGATCCACGGCTGCATTCTGGATGACCGCGCGTTCGTGGGGCTGGGGGCGATCGTCATGGACGGGTGCCGGATCGGCGGCGATGCGATGCTGGCGGCCGGCGCGATGCTGACGCCGGGCAAGTCGATGCCGTCAGGCCAGCTCTGGGGCGGGCGTCCGGCACAATATATGCGCGACCTGCCCGAGCCGGCGATTGCCGGCATGCGCATCGGCGTTGCGCATTATGTCGAGAATGCCAGGGCGCACAAGGCGGCGTGCGGCGAAAGCTGA
- the hemB gene encoding porphobilinogen synthase produces the protein MSFTPVASAYPATRLRRARATGWSRDMVRETSLSPANLIWPLFVTEGQGAEEPIGSLPGVSRWSVDGIVERAREAVDLGIPCLALFPNTQADRRSEDGKEALNPDNLMCRAIRAIKDALGDRIGVLTDVALDPYTAHGQDGLVDGEGYVLNDATVEVLVGQSLNQARAGADIIAPSDMMDGRIGAIRAALEADGHHNIQIMSYAAKYASAFYGPFRDAVGSSGLLKGNKKGYQMDPANSDEALREVALDIAEGADSVMVKPGMPYLDIVSRVKQAFGVPVYAYMVSGEYAMIEAMAAAGAGDRDAVVLESLLAFRRAGCSGVLTYHAAHAARLLARG, from the coding sequence ATGAGCTTTACACCTGTCGCCTCCGCCTATCCCGCCACCCGTTTGCGGCGTGCCCGTGCCACCGGCTGGAGCCGCGACATGGTGCGCGAAACCAGCCTATCGCCTGCCAACCTGATCTGGCCGCTGTTCGTGACCGAGGGGCAGGGTGCGGAGGAACCGATCGGATCGCTGCCCGGCGTGTCGCGCTGGTCGGTCGACGGAATCGTCGAGCGCGCGCGTGAGGCGGTCGATCTCGGCATCCCGTGCCTCGCCCTGTTCCCCAACACACAGGCCGACCGGCGCAGCGAGGATGGCAAGGAAGCGCTCAACCCCGACAATCTGATGTGCCGGGCGATCCGCGCGATCAAGGACGCATTGGGCGACCGCATCGGCGTGCTGACCGATGTCGCGCTGGACCCCTATACCGCGCACGGCCAGGACGGGCTGGTCGATGGCGAGGGCTATGTGCTCAACGATGCCACGGTCGAGGTGCTCGTCGGCCAGTCGCTGAACCAGGCAAGGGCAGGGGCAGACATCATCGCGCCGTCGGACATGATGGATGGCCGCATCGGTGCGATCCGCGCGGCGCTGGAGGCCGACGGCCATCACAACATCCAGATCATGAGCTATGCCGCCAAATATGCCAGCGCCTTTTACGGCCCGTTCCGCGATGCGGTGGGCTCGTCCGGGCTGCTCAAGGGCAACAAGAAGGGCTATCAGATGGACCCCGCCAACAGCGACGAGGCGCTGCGCGAGGTGGCACTGGACATTGCCGAGGGCGCCGACAGCGTGATGGTCAAGCCCGGCATGCCCTATCTCGACATCGTCTCGCGAGTGAAGCAGGCCTTTGGCGTGCCGGTCTATGCCTATATGGTGTCGGGCGAATATGCGATGATCGAGGCGATGGCAGCCGCAGGCGCAGGCGACCGCGATGCGGTGGTGCTGGAAAGCCTGCTCGCCTTCCGCCGCGCCGGGTGCAGCGGGGTGCTGACCTATCATGCGGCGCATGCCGCGCGCCTGCTGGCCAGGGGTTGA
- a CDS encoding HAMP domain-containing sensor histidine kinase translates to MSALKRLWPSSLAGRLLLTIALALLVGQLLNAVMLVRGQREASMDRVAAEASVRLIAATDRLQQGRPLRERFLGRFGRAPGLRFRRTDLTPALPIQPGMRPLPGLVSRLGAILPSYGVRYSRIEAATMAAPPRSRRVDRLAAEIGGRSNDRVRMLAVIAIQRDDGQWLSVRVPVPEASNRIIASIIVQTVVLYIVMLVPLIWLTRRIARSMGTLREGVAHFEQTQEARPIEPSGPSDLADLTRSFNAMSARIAAMLNEKDVMLGAIGHDLKTPLAALRVRVESVPDDRQRERMVASIDDITRTLDDILTLARIGRTGEAREPVNLGALVDMIADEYRDLGHDVALAETPRIVVPLQLTWIRRALRNVIGNAVRYGARARVSIAQGVGQVVITIDDDGPGIPDDQIERMFEPFTRLEASRNMATGGTGLGLTLARAIMQQHGGALRLENRRASGGAVEGLRAVLTLPMG, encoded by the coding sequence ATGAGCGCGCTCAAGCGGCTCTGGCCGTCGAGCCTTGCAGGGCGCTTGCTGCTGACGATCGCGCTCGCGCTGCTGGTCGGCCAGCTGCTCAACGCGGTGATGCTGGTGCGCGGGCAGCGCGAGGCATCGATGGACCGCGTCGCGGCCGAAGCCTCGGTCCGCCTGATTGCGGCGACCGACCGGCTGCAGCAGGGCCGCCCGCTGCGCGAGCGCTTTCTGGGACGGTTCGGGCGCGCACCTGGCCTGAGGTTCCGGCGCACCGACCTGACCCCCGCCTTGCCGATCCAGCCCGGCATGCGCCCGCTGCCCGGGCTCGTCTCGCGGCTGGGGGCCATCCTGCCAAGCTATGGCGTGCGCTACAGCCGGATCGAGGCAGCGACCATGGCTGCGCCGCCGCGCTCGCGCCGTGTCGACCGGTTGGCAGCGGAAATCGGCGGGCGCAGCAACGACCGCGTCCGCATGCTCGCGGTGATCGCGATCCAGCGCGACGATGGCCAGTGGCTCAGCGTCAGGGTTCCGGTGCCCGAGGCGTCGAACCGCATCATCGCCTCGATCATCGTGCAGACGGTGGTGCTGTACATCGTCATGCTGGTGCCGCTGATATGGCTGACCCGGCGAATCGCCCGATCGATGGGCACGCTGCGCGAAGGCGTGGCGCATTTCGAGCAGACGCAGGAAGCGCGGCCGATCGAGCCGAGCGGCCCCAGCGATCTGGCCGACCTCACCCGATCGTTCAACGCGATGAGCGCGCGGATTGCCGCGATGCTGAACGAGAAGGACGTGATGCTGGGCGCGATCGGGCATGACCTGAAGACGCCGCTCGCCGCGCTGCGCGTGCGGGTCGAATCGGTGCCCGATGACCGCCAGCGCGAACGCATGGTCGCCAGCATCGACGACATCACCCGCACGCTCGACGATATCCTGACCCTGGCGCGCATAGGCCGCACCGGCGAAGCGCGCGAACCGGTCAATCTGGGTGCGCTGGTCGACATGATCGCGGACGAATATCGCGACCTCGGCCATGATGTCGCCCTGGCCGAAACACCGCGCATTGTCGTGCCGCTGCAGCTCACCTGGATCCGCCGCGCGTTGCGCAACGTCATCGGCAATGCGGTGCGCTATGGCGCGCGCGCGCGGGTGAGCATCGCTCAGGGCGTGGGGCAGGTTGTGATCACCATTGATGATGACGGCCCCGGCATTCCGGATGATCAGATCGAACGGATGTTCGAGCCGTTCACCCGGCTGGAGGCCTCGCGCAATATGGCCACCGGCGGCACGGGCCTGGGCCTCACGCTCGCCCGCGCAATCATGCAGCAGCATGGCGGCGCGCTGCGGCTGGAGAACAGGCGCGCGTCAGGCGGCGCCGTCGAAGGGCTGCGCGCGGTGCTGACGCTGCCGATGGGGTGA
- a CDS encoding response regulator: MTEPAHILLIDDEPSLREPLAEYLVGQGFAVTEAGDAARARTLMRDQRFSILLLDIMMPGEDGLSLCRHVAAQSEIPVILLTAKGEAMDRIIGLEIGADDYVVKPFDPRELVARIKTVLRRTARVPQPAEDEVQGFEFDGWRLDTVKRRLTDPDGALVPISTAEFKLLQVFCEHAGHVLNRDQLLDLAHGREAHLFDRAIDNQISRLRKKVEADNRSPRLIKTVWGGGYTLAARVRRLASPDAA, from the coding sequence ATGACCGAGCCCGCGCACATCCTGCTGATCGATGACGAGCCAAGTCTGCGCGAGCCGCTGGCCGAATATCTCGTCGGCCAGGGCTTTGCCGTGACCGAGGCGGGCGATGCGGCGAGGGCGCGCACGCTGATGCGCGACCAGCGCTTCTCGATCCTGCTGCTCGACATCATGATGCCCGGCGAGGATGGTCTCAGCCTCTGCCGCCATGTCGCGGCGCAATCCGAAATTCCGGTCATTCTGCTCACCGCCAAGGGAGAGGCGATGGACCGCATCATCGGGCTGGAAATCGGCGCCGATGACTATGTCGTCAAACCCTTTGACCCGCGCGAGCTGGTCGCCCGCATCAAGACGGTGCTGCGCCGCACCGCGCGAGTGCCGCAACCGGCGGAAGACGAGGTGCAGGGCTTCGAGTTCGATGGCTGGCGGCTCGATACCGTCAAGCGCCGCCTGACCGATCCCGATGGTGCGCTCGTCCCCATATCCACCGCCGAGTTCAAGCTGTTGCAGGTGTTCTGCGAACATGCCGGGCATGTGCTCAACCGCGACCAGCTGCTCGATCTGGCGCATGGCCGCGAGGCGCATCTGTTCGACCGCGCGATCGACAACCAGATCAGCCGCTTGCGCAAGAAGGTGGAGGCGGACAATCGGTCCCCACGCCTGATCAAGACCGTCTGGGGCGGCGGCTACACGCTGGCCGCACGCGTGCGGCGGCTCGCCAGCCCGGACGCGGCATGA
- a CDS encoding EF-hand domain-containing protein codes for MKKTLIAGAALAAMLTGSIAIAQPAPGKMRGPDANQDGVVTQDEVRAQARKMFDRIDFNKDGKIDKADRDARMAERFKKMDTDGSGELSLAEMTAAREAGQAKRMERMAMRGERGGERGPGEPGAHMGGGRGGHKMGMRGGHGGMGRGMHGDMMRLDANKDQAITLAEFEAGALERFGRNDTNKDGKITQEERKAAREAMKQRWQQRRTAPQG; via the coding sequence ATGAAAAAGACCCTTATCGCCGGAGCCGCGTTGGCCGCGATGCTCACCGGCAGCATCGCGATCGCGCAGCCCGCACCCGGCAAGATGCGCGGCCCGGATGCCAATCAGGACGGCGTCGTCACCCAGGATGAAGTGCGGGCCCAGGCGCGCAAGATGTTCGACCGCATCGATTTCAACAAGGACGGCAAGATCGACAAGGCCGATCGCGACGCCCGCATGGCCGAACGCTTCAAGAAGATGGACACCGACGGCAGCGGCGAGCTGAGCCTCGCCGAGATGACCGCCGCGCGCGAGGCCGGCCAGGCCAAGCGCATGGAGCGCATGGCGATGCGCGGCGAACGTGGCGGCGAGCGTGGTCCGGGTGAACCCGGTGCCCATATGGGCGGCGGGCGCGGCGGTCACAAGATGGGCATGCGCGGCGGCCATGGCGGCATGGGTCGCGGCATGCACGGTGACATGATGCGGCTCGATGCGAACAAGGACCAGGCCATCACGCTCGCCGAGTTCGAGGCGGGCGCATTGGAGCGCTTCGGCCGCAACGACACCAACAAGGATGGCAAGATCACCCAGGAAGAGCGCAAGGCCGCACGCGAGGCGATGAAGCAGCGCTGGCAGCAGCGCCGCACCGCGCCGCAGGGCTGA